The following proteins are co-located in the Portunus trituberculatus isolate SZX2019 chromosome 16, ASM1759143v1, whole genome shotgun sequence genome:
- the LOC123504653 gene encoding sphingosine-1-phosphate lyase-like isoform X2, translated as MDALREYLNHVEELAEDVEPWLLIVVTTGVTLGSLALLNLWRNRQDVLKSSRAWVFRTLRCIPAIEGRINRQLEQARKEIEKSMFEVKDDSVAPLHTLPPVGWSSEEVITAATKVLAMGKYDWKEGRLSGGAFSGKDDAFTQLLTDIYRRYALSNPLHSDIFPGVRKMEAEIVKMTLDLFQGDKDACGCMTTGGSESLLLAMKAARDWSREVKGITEPEIVLCYTAHAGFDKGASLLDVKLRKVDMDPVTCKVDLRAMRRAITSNTVMLVASAPQYPHGIIDDVEGVASLGKDKNIPVHVDCCMGGFLLPFMKAAGYPVPPFDFQVPGVTSISADTHKYGQAPKGSSVLMYRSNDYLHHQYFVTPNWPGGIYATHSIPGSRAGGLVAVCWASLLYIGFQGYTNTTKAIIATARKLTQRMKEVPGVEIFGDPLTSIVAFNTTEVDILKVGDVLSGRGWHLNFLQYPPGLHVCLTGLHANDAFVDGLVHDLKEAITEIKNNPSTLKGVGKVYGTAAAIPDKALVGEAAKLFLQCYYDTLPDPA; from the exons ATGGATGCTCTAAGGGAATATCTTAACC ACGTGGAGGAGTTGGCGGAGGATGTAGAGCCGTGGCTACTGATTGTGGTGACGACCGGAGTGACGCTGGGGTCCCTTGCCCTACTGAACCTATGGCGCAATCGACAAg ACGTGTTGAAGTCAAGCCGGGCGTGGGTGTTCCGCACGCTGCGCTGTATCCCGGCCATCGAGGGGAGGATCAACCGGCAGCTGGAACAGGCGAGGAAAG AAATCGAAAAGAGCATGTTTGAAGTGAAGGACGATAGCGTGGCGCCCCTGCACACCCTACCCCCGGTCGGCTGGTCTAGTGAGGAGGTGATCACTGCCGCCACTAAGGTGCTGGCCATGG GTAAATATGACTGGAAGGAAGGTCGTTTATCCGGAGGAGCCTTTAGCGGCAAGGACGATGCATTCACGCAGCTCCTGACGGATATATACAGACGCTACGCTCTCTCCAATCCTCTACACTCCGACATCTTTCCTGGAGTGCGTAAGATGGAGGCTGAGATAGTGAAAATGACGCTTGACCTCTTCCAAGGTGACAAGGACGCCTGCGGCTGC ATGACAACAGGCGGGTCTGAGAGTCTGTTGCTGGCTATGAAGGCGGCGCGGGACTGGAGTCGAGAAGTCAAGGGCATCACTGAACCTGAGATTGTTCTTTGCTACACAGCTCATGCAGGCTTCGACAAGGGGGCCAGCTTGCTCGACGTTAAGCTGCGGAAG GTGGACATGGACCCAGTGACGTGCAAGGTGGATCTGAGGGCCATGCGACGGGCCATCACCTCTAATACTGTTATg CTGGTGGCCTCAGCGCCGCAATATCCTCATGGCATCATTGACGATGTAGAGGGCGTGGCGTCGTTGGGGAAAGACAAAAACATACCCGTGCACGTGGACTGCTGCATGGGCGGCTTCCTCCTGCCCTTCATGAAGGCTGCGGGATATCCTGTGCCGCCCTTCGATTTTCAGGTGCCGGGCGTCACCAGTATCTCCGCCGACACACACAAG TACGGACAGGCGCCTAAGGGATCCAGCGTGCTGATGTACCGCAGCAAcgactacctccaccaccagtaCTTCGTGACCCCGAACTGGCCCGGTGGCATCTACGCCACCCACAGCATACCGGGCTCCAGGGCAGGCG GGCTGGTGGCTGTGTGCTGGGCCTCGCTGTTGTACATCGGCTTCCAGggctacaccaacaccaccaaggcCATCATAGCCACCGCCAGGAAGCTAACTCAACG gatgaaAGAGGTGCCCGGGGTGGAGATATTCGGGGATCCCCTCACCTCCATTGTCGCCTTTAACACTACTGAGGTGGATATTCTCAAGGTCGGGGACGTGCTCTCTGGCCGGGGCTGGCACCTCAACTTCTTGCAATACCCGCCGGG CCTGCACGTGTGTCTCACCGGCCTGCACGCCAATGACGCCTTCGTTGACGGCTTGGTGCACGACCTGAAGGAGGCGATAACAGAGATTAAGAACAACCCTTCTACTCTCAAAGGcgtt GGCAAGGTATATGGCACGGCGGCGGCCATCCCGGACAAGGCACTGGTGGGCGAGGCTGCCAAATTGTTCCTTCAGTGTTACTATGACACTCTACCGGACCCAGCCTGA
- the LOC123504653 gene encoding sphingosine-1-phosphate lyase-like isoform X1, whose protein sequence is MYDRYVHLSGTTDGKSLKTRRDVEELAEDVEPWLLIVVTTGVTLGSLALLNLWRNRQDVLKSSRAWVFRTLRCIPAIEGRINRQLEQARKEIEKSMFEVKDDSVAPLHTLPPVGWSSEEVITAATKVLAMGKYDWKEGRLSGGAFSGKDDAFTQLLTDIYRRYALSNPLHSDIFPGVRKMEAEIVKMTLDLFQGDKDACGCMTTGGSESLLLAMKAARDWSREVKGITEPEIVLCYTAHAGFDKGASLLDVKLRKVDMDPVTCKVDLRAMRRAITSNTVMLVASAPQYPHGIIDDVEGVASLGKDKNIPVHVDCCMGGFLLPFMKAAGYPVPPFDFQVPGVTSISADTHKYGQAPKGSSVLMYRSNDYLHHQYFVTPNWPGGIYATHSIPGSRAGGLVAVCWASLLYIGFQGYTNTTKAIIATARKLTQRMKEVPGVEIFGDPLTSIVAFNTTEVDILKVGDVLSGRGWHLNFLQYPPGLHVCLTGLHANDAFVDGLVHDLKEAITEIKNNPSTLKGVGKVYGTAAAIPDKALVGEAAKLFLQCYYDTLPDPA, encoded by the exons ACGTGGAGGAGTTGGCGGAGGATGTAGAGCCGTGGCTACTGATTGTGGTGACGACCGGAGTGACGCTGGGGTCCCTTGCCCTACTGAACCTATGGCGCAATCGACAAg ACGTGTTGAAGTCAAGCCGGGCGTGGGTGTTCCGCACGCTGCGCTGTATCCCGGCCATCGAGGGGAGGATCAACCGGCAGCTGGAACAGGCGAGGAAAG AAATCGAAAAGAGCATGTTTGAAGTGAAGGACGATAGCGTGGCGCCCCTGCACACCCTACCCCCGGTCGGCTGGTCTAGTGAGGAGGTGATCACTGCCGCCACTAAGGTGCTGGCCATGG GTAAATATGACTGGAAGGAAGGTCGTTTATCCGGAGGAGCCTTTAGCGGCAAGGACGATGCATTCACGCAGCTCCTGACGGATATATACAGACGCTACGCTCTCTCCAATCCTCTACACTCCGACATCTTTCCTGGAGTGCGTAAGATGGAGGCTGAGATAGTGAAAATGACGCTTGACCTCTTCCAAGGTGACAAGGACGCCTGCGGCTGC ATGACAACAGGCGGGTCTGAGAGTCTGTTGCTGGCTATGAAGGCGGCGCGGGACTGGAGTCGAGAAGTCAAGGGCATCACTGAACCTGAGATTGTTCTTTGCTACACAGCTCATGCAGGCTTCGACAAGGGGGCCAGCTTGCTCGACGTTAAGCTGCGGAAG GTGGACATGGACCCAGTGACGTGCAAGGTGGATCTGAGGGCCATGCGACGGGCCATCACCTCTAATACTGTTATg CTGGTGGCCTCAGCGCCGCAATATCCTCATGGCATCATTGACGATGTAGAGGGCGTGGCGTCGTTGGGGAAAGACAAAAACATACCCGTGCACGTGGACTGCTGCATGGGCGGCTTCCTCCTGCCCTTCATGAAGGCTGCGGGATATCCTGTGCCGCCCTTCGATTTTCAGGTGCCGGGCGTCACCAGTATCTCCGCCGACACACACAAG TACGGACAGGCGCCTAAGGGATCCAGCGTGCTGATGTACCGCAGCAAcgactacctccaccaccagtaCTTCGTGACCCCGAACTGGCCCGGTGGCATCTACGCCACCCACAGCATACCGGGCTCCAGGGCAGGCG GGCTGGTGGCTGTGTGCTGGGCCTCGCTGTTGTACATCGGCTTCCAGggctacaccaacaccaccaaggcCATCATAGCCACCGCCAGGAAGCTAACTCAACG gatgaaAGAGGTGCCCGGGGTGGAGATATTCGGGGATCCCCTCACCTCCATTGTCGCCTTTAACACTACTGAGGTGGATATTCTCAAGGTCGGGGACGTGCTCTCTGGCCGGGGCTGGCACCTCAACTTCTTGCAATACCCGCCGGG CCTGCACGTGTGTCTCACCGGCCTGCACGCCAATGACGCCTTCGTTGACGGCTTGGTGCACGACCTGAAGGAGGCGATAACAGAGATTAAGAACAACCCTTCTACTCTCAAAGGcgtt GGCAAGGTATATGGCACGGCGGCGGCCATCCCGGACAAGGCACTGGTGGGCGAGGCTGCCAAATTGTTCCTTCAGTGTTACTATGACACTCTACCGGACCCAGCCTGA
- the LOC123504654 gene encoding very-long-chain (3R)-3-hydroxyacyl-CoA dehydratase 4-like isoform X3 — MLTLSPQVELEDQQLSFSAVGHGAQGEKKYGFTLHLLRPIDTESSRYRVLERNVEFSLNKVNVEFWPRLLEDSKKPAWLKIDFDKWTHEEDLSDEARDINDDFPGLYEKMQAEELGWPSKRGVSGESLKKVYLFLYNLWQFVGFLYLTVVTCTRYLKNGQDSMAGTYAAVGWMMRLCLITQLLEVLHPMVGYTRGPVLTSLLQVGGRGVIFFCLIEGEERMQTKPVIFYLFLVWSIIELVRYPYYMLRVYDVDNGFITWLRYTLWIPLYPLGFILEGVIIIRSIPYFEETGKFSVSLPNSLNFGFYFPNILRIYILMFFFPAMYKMMSHMYQQRKQKLQIRPRTKKLQ, encoded by the exons ATGCTGACACTA TCTCCCCAGGTGGAACTGGAGGACCAGCAGCTGTCCTTTTCAGCAGTGGGTCATGGTGCACAGGGAGAAAAGAAGTATGGGTtcacccttcacctcctcaGACCCATTGACACAGAG AGCAGCAGATACAGAGTGTTGGAGCGTAATGTGGAATTCAGTCTGAACAAGGTCAATGTGGAGTTTTGGCCGCGATTGCTGGAGGACAGTAAGAAGCCGGCCTGGCTCAAG ATTGACTTTGACAAGTGGACACATGAGGAAGACCTTTCTGATGAGGCAAGGGACATCAATGATGACTTTCCTGGCCTGTATGAGAAGATGCAGGCTGAGGAGCTGGGGTGGCCCTCGAAGC GTGGTGTTTCAGGAGAGAGCCTCAAGAAGGTGTACCTGTTCTTGTACAACCTGTGGCAGTTTGTGGGCTTCCTCTACCTCACAGTGGTTACCTGCACCCGTTACCTCAAGAATGGCCAAG ACTCAATGGCAGGGACATATGCAGCAGTTGGGTGGATGATGCGACTCTGCTTGATTACCCAGCTACTGGAAGTCTTACATCCCATGGTGGGCTACACTCGAGGTCCTGTGCTTACCTCCCTTTTGCAG GTTGGCGGAAGAGGGGTGATCTTTTTCTGCCTGATTGAAGGCGAGGAGAGAATGCAAACCAAGCCTGTcatcttctacctcttccttgTGTGGTCTATTATTGAATTAGTCAG GTACCCATACTACATGCTGAGGGTGTACGATGTGGACAACGGCTTCATCACTTGGCTGCGCTACACTCTCTGGATCCCCCTCTACCCTCTGGGCTTCATCCTGGAGGGAGTCATCATCATAAG AAGCATCCCATACTTTGAAGAAACAGGCAAGTTCTCAGTCTCACTGCCGAATTCACTCAACTTTGGATTCTACTTCCCTAACATTCTCCGCATCTATATCCTCATGTTCTTTTTCCCAG cCATGTACAAGATGATGAGCCACATGTATCaacagaggaaacaaaaactGCAAATTCGACCCAGAACCAAAAAGTTACAGTAA
- the LOC123504654 gene encoding very-long-chain (3R)-3-hydroxyacyl-CoA dehydratase-like isoform X2, whose product MDEEGTLSPFVYWAQTDATITLRIELRNVQSPQVELEDQQLSFSAVGHGAQGEKKYGFTLHLLRPIDTESSRYRVLERNVEFSLNKVNVEFWPRLLEDSKKPAWLKIDFDKWTHEEDLSDEARDINDDFPGLYEKMQAEELGWPSKRESLKKVYLFLYNLWQFVGFLYLTVVTCTRYLKNGQDSMAGTYAAVGWMMRLCLITQLLEVLHPMVGYTRGPVLTSLLQVGGRGVIFFCLIEGEERMQTKPVIFYLFLVWSIIELVRYPYYMLRVYDVDNGFITWLRYTLWIPLYPLGFILEGVIIIRSIPYFEETGKFSVSLPNSLNFGFYFPNILRIYILMFFFPAMYKMMSHMYQQRKQKLQIRPRTKKLQ is encoded by the exons ATGGATGAGGAGGGCACCCTGAGTCCTTTCGTGTACTGGGCCCAGACAGACGCTACCATCACCCTCAGGATTGAACTCAGGAATGTACAG TCTCCCCAGGTGGAACTGGAGGACCAGCAGCTGTCCTTTTCAGCAGTGGGTCATGGTGCACAGGGAGAAAAGAAGTATGGGTtcacccttcacctcctcaGACCCATTGACACAGAG AGCAGCAGATACAGAGTGTTGGAGCGTAATGTGGAATTCAGTCTGAACAAGGTCAATGTGGAGTTTTGGCCGCGATTGCTGGAGGACAGTAAGAAGCCGGCCTGGCTCAAG ATTGACTTTGACAAGTGGACACATGAGGAAGACCTTTCTGATGAGGCAAGGGACATCAATGATGACTTTCCTGGCCTGTATGAGAAGATGCAGGCTGAGGAGCTGGGGTGGCCCTCGAAGC GAGAGAGCCTCAAGAAGGTGTACCTGTTCTTGTACAACCTGTGGCAGTTTGTGGGCTTCCTCTACCTCACAGTGGTTACCTGCACCCGTTACCTCAAGAATGGCCAAG ACTCAATGGCAGGGACATATGCAGCAGTTGGGTGGATGATGCGACTCTGCTTGATTACCCAGCTACTGGAAGTCTTACATCCCATGGTGGGCTACACTCGAGGTCCTGTGCTTACCTCCCTTTTGCAG GTTGGCGGAAGAGGGGTGATCTTTTTCTGCCTGATTGAAGGCGAGGAGAGAATGCAAACCAAGCCTGTcatcttctacctcttccttgTGTGGTCTATTATTGAATTAGTCAG GTACCCATACTACATGCTGAGGGTGTACGATGTGGACAACGGCTTCATCACTTGGCTGCGCTACACTCTCTGGATCCCCCTCTACCCTCTGGGCTTCATCCTGGAGGGAGTCATCATCATAAG AAGCATCCCATACTTTGAAGAAACAGGCAAGTTCTCAGTCTCACTGCCGAATTCACTCAACTTTGGATTCTACTTCCCTAACATTCTCCGCATCTATATCCTCATGTTCTTTTTCCCAG cCATGTACAAGATGATGAGCCACATGTATCaacagaggaaacaaaaactGCAAATTCGACCCAGAACCAAAAAGTTACAGTAA
- the LOC123504654 gene encoding very-long-chain (3R)-3-hydroxyacyl-CoA dehydratase-like isoform X1, producing MDEEGTLSPFVYWAQTDATITLRIELRNVQSPQVELEDQQLSFSAVGHGAQGEKKYGFTLHLLRPIDTESSRYRVLERNVEFSLNKVNVEFWPRLLEDSKKPAWLKIDFDKWTHEEDLSDEARDINDDFPGLYEKMQAEELGWPSKRGVSGESLKKVYLFLYNLWQFVGFLYLTVVTCTRYLKNGQDSMAGTYAAVGWMMRLCLITQLLEVLHPMVGYTRGPVLTSLLQVGGRGVIFFCLIEGEERMQTKPVIFYLFLVWSIIELVRYPYYMLRVYDVDNGFITWLRYTLWIPLYPLGFILEGVIIIRSIPYFEETGKFSVSLPNSLNFGFYFPNILRIYILMFFFPAMYKMMSHMYQQRKQKLQIRPRTKKLQ from the exons ATGGATGAGGAGGGCACCCTGAGTCCTTTCGTGTACTGGGCCCAGACAGACGCTACCATCACCCTCAGGATTGAACTCAGGAATGTACAG TCTCCCCAGGTGGAACTGGAGGACCAGCAGCTGTCCTTTTCAGCAGTGGGTCATGGTGCACAGGGAGAAAAGAAGTATGGGTtcacccttcacctcctcaGACCCATTGACACAGAG AGCAGCAGATACAGAGTGTTGGAGCGTAATGTGGAATTCAGTCTGAACAAGGTCAATGTGGAGTTTTGGCCGCGATTGCTGGAGGACAGTAAGAAGCCGGCCTGGCTCAAG ATTGACTTTGACAAGTGGACACATGAGGAAGACCTTTCTGATGAGGCAAGGGACATCAATGATGACTTTCCTGGCCTGTATGAGAAGATGCAGGCTGAGGAGCTGGGGTGGCCCTCGAAGC GTGGTGTTTCAGGAGAGAGCCTCAAGAAGGTGTACCTGTTCTTGTACAACCTGTGGCAGTTTGTGGGCTTCCTCTACCTCACAGTGGTTACCTGCACCCGTTACCTCAAGAATGGCCAAG ACTCAATGGCAGGGACATATGCAGCAGTTGGGTGGATGATGCGACTCTGCTTGATTACCCAGCTACTGGAAGTCTTACATCCCATGGTGGGCTACACTCGAGGTCCTGTGCTTACCTCCCTTTTGCAG GTTGGCGGAAGAGGGGTGATCTTTTTCTGCCTGATTGAAGGCGAGGAGAGAATGCAAACCAAGCCTGTcatcttctacctcttccttgTGTGGTCTATTATTGAATTAGTCAG GTACCCATACTACATGCTGAGGGTGTACGATGTGGACAACGGCTTCATCACTTGGCTGCGCTACACTCTCTGGATCCCCCTCTACCCTCTGGGCTTCATCCTGGAGGGAGTCATCATCATAAG AAGCATCCCATACTTTGAAGAAACAGGCAAGTTCTCAGTCTCACTGCCGAATTCACTCAACTTTGGATTCTACTTCCCTAACATTCTCCGCATCTATATCCTCATGTTCTTTTTCCCAG cCATGTACAAGATGATGAGCCACATGTATCaacagaggaaacaaaaactGCAAATTCGACCCAGAACCAAAAAGTTACAGTAA
- the LOC123504655 gene encoding tRNA-dihydrouridine(20) synthase [NAD(P)+]-like isoform X1 produces the protein MITKTSATERLVRIAWHHLTSHSMKVQKCNMSGQYRGKVIVAPMVRVCTLPFRLLTIDYGTDLVYTEETIDYKMLRSIKRQNDVLGTVDFIDKSDGTVFFRTCERERSKVIFQIGTNDAQRALKVGKMVEPFVAGLDVNMGCPKEFSLKGGMGAALLTQPDKIKSILTTLVQGLTIPVTCKIRILDSISETLELCKLIEECGVAAIGVHGRTRQERPRHPNHNDVIKEIANVLTIPVIANGGSREISRHDDIKKFQQDTGASSVMIARAAMWNCSILRPEGFLPLDTVIEQYLRYCIQYDNPFTYSKYTVQNMLRELQDTPRGKAFLETQTLQEISIIWGLEDYFKSQLAKQNEGRKTLNFEMSEGKTAMPPSADHVKIVEREENGQKVVEMPIQFIRGNFHNADLPKMLLNTHVFRNQLKGPKYSHVVVDKFFSASVTVDGVKYISTLREKSKRYSEQGAAIVFLHAMGLVNKTYGFVPPEGARKYLTEVTRQTAKKDVISNETIRNNDTRLENEDTDCKKRRLEDDNPSVSLNQQETSQETDTSRNTNKSSIIDGAS, from the exons ATGATCACAAAAACGAGTGCAACAGAGCGTTTGGTGAGGATAGCGTGGCACCACTTGACATCACATTCCATGAAA GTGCAAAAGTGCAACATGAGTGGCCAGTATAGAGGGAAGGTGATTGTGGCACCCATGGTGAGGGTGTGCACTCTGCCTTTTAGACTGCTAACCATTGATTATGGCACTGATCTGGTCTACACAGAGGAAACAATTGATTACAAGATGTTGCGGTCTATTAAAAGGCAAAATG atgTGTTGGGCACGGTTGATTTTATTGATAAATCAGATGGAACAGTATTTTTCCGAACATGCGAAAGGGAACGCAGCAAAGTGATTTTTCAGATTGGTACAAATGATGCCCAGAGAGCACTCAAAGTGGGGAAGATGGT GGAACCATTTGTGGCGGGATTGGATGTCAACATGGGCTGCCCCAAAGAGTTTAGTCTGAAGGGAGGCATGGGAGCAGCACTTCTTACTCAGCCAGATAAG ATCAAGTCTATACTGACTACACTTGTTCAAGGCCTCACCATACCAGTAACTTGTAAGATCAGAATTCTGGACTCTATTTCGGAAACTTTGGAGCTGTGCAAACTGATAGaggagtgtggtgtggcagcCATTGGAGTCCATGGCCGCACCAGGCAGGAGAGGCCACGCCATCCCAATCACAATGATGTCATCAAAGAGATAGCAAATGTTCTTACCATACCAGTAATTGCAAA TGGTGGTTCAAGAGAAATTTCAAGACatgatgatataaaaaaatttcAGCAAGACACAGGAGCATCTAGTGTGATGATTGCTAGAGCAGCCATGTGGAACTGCTCTATCCTGAGGCCTGAGGGATTTCTTCCTTTGGATACAGTG ATAGAACAATACTTGAGGTACTGTATTCAGTATGACAACCCATTCACATACAGTAAATACACAGTTCAGAACATGCTGAGGGAGCTTCAGGACACACCTCGTGGCAAGGCCTTCCTGGAGACTCAAACTTTGCAAGAAATCAG TATAATCTGGGGCTTGGAGGATTATTTTAAATCACAGCTGGCCAAGcaaaatgaagggagaaaaaccCTAAACTTTGAGATGAGTGAAGGTAAAACAGCAATGCCACCCAGTGCTGACCATGTCAAGATAGTGgaacgagaagaaaatggaCAGAAAGTAGTGGAGATGCCCATTCAGTTCATACGAGGAAATTTTCATAATGCTGACCTACCAAAGATGCTTCTAAAT ACCCATGTGTTTCGCAACCAGTTGAAAGGACCCAAATACAGTCACGTTGTTGTTGATAAGTTCTTCAGTGCCTCAGTTACTGTTGATGGTGTCAAGTACATCTCAACTCTCAG agagaaaagcaagaggTATTCAGAACAAGGTGCAGCCATCGTCTTTCTGCATGCAATGGGACTTGTTAATAAAACTTATGGATTTGTTCCTCCTGAAGGTGCCCGAAAATATCTTACTGAAGTCACCAGACAGACAGCTAAGAAAGATGTCATATCTAATGAGACCATAAGGAATAATGACACAAGATTAGAAAATGAAGACACAGATTGTAAGAAAAGACGCCTTGAAGATGACAATCCTTCAGTGTCCTTAAATCAGCAAGAAACTTCACAAGAAACAGATACTTCCAGAAACACTAATAAAAGCAGCATTATAGATGGAGCATCTTGA
- the LOC123504655 gene encoding tRNA-dihydrouridine(20) synthase [NAD(P)+]-like isoform X2: MSGQYRGKVIVAPMVRVCTLPFRLLTIDYGTDLVYTEETIDYKMLRSIKRQNDVLGTVDFIDKSDGTVFFRTCERERSKVIFQIGTNDAQRALKVGKMVEPFVAGLDVNMGCPKEFSLKGGMGAALLTQPDKIKSILTTLVQGLTIPVTCKIRILDSISETLELCKLIEECGVAAIGVHGRTRQERPRHPNHNDVIKEIANVLTIPVIANGGSREISRHDDIKKFQQDTGASSVMIARAAMWNCSILRPEGFLPLDTVIEQYLRYCIQYDNPFTYSKYTVQNMLRELQDTPRGKAFLETQTLQEISIIWGLEDYFKSQLAKQNEGRKTLNFEMSEGKTAMPPSADHVKIVEREENGQKVVEMPIQFIRGNFHNADLPKMLLNTHVFRNQLKGPKYSHVVVDKFFSASVTVDGVKYISTLREKSKRYSEQGAAIVFLHAMGLVNKTYGFVPPEGARKYLTEVTRQTAKKDVISNETIRNNDTRLENEDTDCKKRRLEDDNPSVSLNQQETSQETDTSRNTNKSSIIDGAS; this comes from the exons ATGAGTGGCCAGTATAGAGGGAAGGTGATTGTGGCACCCATGGTGAGGGTGTGCACTCTGCCTTTTAGACTGCTAACCATTGATTATGGCACTGATCTGGTCTACACAGAGGAAACAATTGATTACAAGATGTTGCGGTCTATTAAAAGGCAAAATG atgTGTTGGGCACGGTTGATTTTATTGATAAATCAGATGGAACAGTATTTTTCCGAACATGCGAAAGGGAACGCAGCAAAGTGATTTTTCAGATTGGTACAAATGATGCCCAGAGAGCACTCAAAGTGGGGAAGATGGT GGAACCATTTGTGGCGGGATTGGATGTCAACATGGGCTGCCCCAAAGAGTTTAGTCTGAAGGGAGGCATGGGAGCAGCACTTCTTACTCAGCCAGATAAG ATCAAGTCTATACTGACTACACTTGTTCAAGGCCTCACCATACCAGTAACTTGTAAGATCAGAATTCTGGACTCTATTTCGGAAACTTTGGAGCTGTGCAAACTGATAGaggagtgtggtgtggcagcCATTGGAGTCCATGGCCGCACCAGGCAGGAGAGGCCACGCCATCCCAATCACAATGATGTCATCAAAGAGATAGCAAATGTTCTTACCATACCAGTAATTGCAAA TGGTGGTTCAAGAGAAATTTCAAGACatgatgatataaaaaaatttcAGCAAGACACAGGAGCATCTAGTGTGATGATTGCTAGAGCAGCCATGTGGAACTGCTCTATCCTGAGGCCTGAGGGATTTCTTCCTTTGGATACAGTG ATAGAACAATACTTGAGGTACTGTATTCAGTATGACAACCCATTCACATACAGTAAATACACAGTTCAGAACATGCTGAGGGAGCTTCAGGACACACCTCGTGGCAAGGCCTTCCTGGAGACTCAAACTTTGCAAGAAATCAG TATAATCTGGGGCTTGGAGGATTATTTTAAATCACAGCTGGCCAAGcaaaatgaagggagaaaaaccCTAAACTTTGAGATGAGTGAAGGTAAAACAGCAATGCCACCCAGTGCTGACCATGTCAAGATAGTGgaacgagaagaaaatggaCAGAAAGTAGTGGAGATGCCCATTCAGTTCATACGAGGAAATTTTCATAATGCTGACCTACCAAAGATGCTTCTAAAT ACCCATGTGTTTCGCAACCAGTTGAAAGGACCCAAATACAGTCACGTTGTTGTTGATAAGTTCTTCAGTGCCTCAGTTACTGTTGATGGTGTCAAGTACATCTCAACTCTCAG agagaaaagcaagaggTATTCAGAACAAGGTGCAGCCATCGTCTTTCTGCATGCAATGGGACTTGTTAATAAAACTTATGGATTTGTTCCTCCTGAAGGTGCCCGAAAATATCTTACTGAAGTCACCAGACAGACAGCTAAGAAAGATGTCATATCTAATGAGACCATAAGGAATAATGACACAAGATTAGAAAATGAAGACACAGATTGTAAGAAAAGACGCCTTGAAGATGACAATCCTTCAGTGTCCTTAAATCAGCAAGAAACTTCACAAGAAACAGATACTTCCAGAAACACTAATAAAAGCAGCATTATAGATGGAGCATCTTGA